In a genomic window of Amycolatopsis japonica:
- the pyk gene encoding pyruvate kinase, with product MSRRAKIVCTLGPATATPEKMRQLVDAGMDVARMNFSHGTHSDHKQVYDLIRTAAAESGRAVGILADLQGPKIRLGTFAGGPVEWHNGDIVRITVEDVAGTHDRVSTTYKGLADDAKPGDRLLVDDGKVGLVVKQVEGPDVVCEVTEGGPVSNNKGVSLPGMDVSVPALSEKDIEDLEFALELGVDFIALSFVRSPADIDLVHQVMDRVGKGRLPVVAKIEKPEAVYNLEAIVLAFDAVMIARGDLGVELPLEQVPLVQKRTIQIARENAKPVIVATQMLESMINSSRPTRAEASDVANAVLDGADALMLSGETSVGRYAIDVVKTMGRIIEAVETDSPVVPPLSHVPRTKRGVISYAARDIGERLNAKALVAFTQSGDTVRRLARLHTRLPLLAFTPEESVRSQLAMTWGTTTRIVPKVGSTDQMIQQVDHAMLEMGKYAKGDLVVIVAGSPPGTVGSTNLIRVHRLGEDDHA from the coding sequence GTGAGCCGACGCGCGAAGATCGTTTGTACCCTGGGCCCCGCGACCGCTACGCCGGAGAAGATGCGGCAACTCGTCGACGCCGGGATGGACGTCGCGAGGATGAACTTCAGCCACGGGACGCACAGCGACCACAAGCAGGTCTACGACCTCATCCGCACCGCCGCCGCCGAATCGGGCCGCGCGGTGGGCATCCTCGCCGACCTCCAGGGGCCGAAGATCCGTCTCGGCACCTTCGCGGGCGGGCCGGTCGAGTGGCACAACGGCGACATCGTGCGCATCACCGTCGAGGACGTCGCGGGCACGCACGACCGCGTCTCGACCACCTACAAGGGACTCGCCGACGACGCGAAGCCCGGCGACCGTCTCCTCGTGGACGACGGCAAGGTCGGCCTCGTGGTCAAGCAGGTCGAGGGCCCGGACGTCGTCTGCGAGGTCACCGAAGGCGGCCCCGTCAGCAACAACAAGGGCGTTTCCCTGCCGGGCATGGACGTCTCCGTGCCGGCGCTGTCCGAAAAGGACATCGAAGACCTCGAGTTCGCGCTGGAACTCGGCGTGGACTTCATCGCGCTGTCGTTCGTCCGCTCGCCCGCCGACATCGACCTGGTCCACCAGGTGATGGACCGCGTCGGCAAGGGCCGCCTCCCGGTGGTCGCGAAGATCGAGAAGCCCGAAGCGGTCTACAACCTCGAAGCCATCGTGCTCGCCTTCGACGCGGTGATGATCGCCCGCGGCGACCTCGGCGTCGAACTCCCGCTGGAGCAGGTCCCGCTGGTGCAGAAGCGCACCATCCAGATCGCCCGCGAGAACGCGAAGCCGGTCATCGTCGCGACGCAGATGCTCGAATCGATGATCAACAGCTCTCGCCCGACCCGCGCCGAGGCCTCGGACGTCGCGAACGCGGTGCTCGACGGCGCGGACGCGCTCATGCTCTCGGGTGAGACCAGCGTCGGCCGCTACGCCATCGACGTGGTCAAGACCATGGGCCGGATCATCGAAGCCGTCGAGACGGACTCGCCGGTCGTGCCGCCGCTGTCGCACGTCCCGCGCACCAAGCGCGGCGTCATCTCCTACGCGGCCCGTGACATCGGGGAGCGGCTGAACGCCAAGGCCCTGGTCGCCTTCACCCAGTCCGGTGACACCGTCCGGCGGCTCGCGCGGCTGCACACGCGGCTGCCGCTGCTGGCGTTCACGCCGGAGGAGAGCGTCCGCAGCCAGCTCGCGATGACCTGGGGAACCACGACGCGGATCGTGCCGAAGGTGGGCTCGACCGACCAGATGATCCAGCAGGTCGACCACGCGATGCTCGAAATGGGCAAGTACGCCAAGGGTGACCTGGTGGTCATCGTGGCCGGTTCGCCGCCCGGGACCGTCGGGTCGACCAACCTCATCCGGGTGCACCGCCTGGGCGAGGACGACCACGCCTGA
- a CDS encoding DUF2461 domain-containing protein has protein sequence MGFEGFGEYAIDFYDGLEADNSKSYWDANLATYKADVRAPMEALLAELVPEFGDGFGEGKVFRPYRDVRFAKDKTPYKTHCGAVIEQGRGGGAYYVEVGPAGLRVGGGCFHFESDQLARFRKAVDTELRGAELAKILAKLEKAGWEVKGDRLKSKPRGFAEDHPRIELLKYRSVYAVRGWEPDDVLHERGALDRVRKAWRQVRAFNEWARDRVGPSEKPRR, from the coding sequence ATGGGTTTCGAGGGTTTCGGCGAGTACGCCATCGACTTCTACGACGGTCTCGAGGCGGACAACTCCAAGTCCTATTGGGACGCGAACCTCGCCACCTACAAGGCCGACGTCCGCGCGCCGATGGAGGCGCTGCTCGCCGAACTCGTCCCGGAGTTCGGCGACGGCTTCGGCGAGGGCAAGGTCTTCCGCCCGTATCGCGATGTCCGGTTCGCCAAGGACAAGACGCCGTACAAGACCCACTGCGGCGCGGTGATCGAGCAGGGCCGCGGCGGCGGCGCGTACTACGTCGAGGTCGGCCCGGCCGGGCTGCGCGTCGGCGGCGGCTGCTTCCACTTCGAGTCCGATCAGCTCGCCCGTTTCCGCAAGGCCGTCGACACGGAACTGCGGGGCGCCGAGCTCGCCAAGATCCTCGCGAAGCTGGAGAAGGCGGGCTGGGAGGTCAAGGGGGACAGGCTCAAGTCGAAGCCGCGTGGCTTCGCCGAGGACCATCCCCGCATCGAACTGCTGAAGTACCGCTCCGTATACGCGGTCCGCGGCTGGGAGCCGGACGACGTCCTGCACGAACGCGGCGCCCTCGACCGGGTGCGGAAAGCGTGGCGGCAGGTCCGCGCGTTCAACGAATGGGCGCGGGACCGCGTCGGGCCGAGCGAGAAGCCGCGCCGATAA
- a CDS encoding glycoside hydrolase family 18 protein: MSRSFRLTAIVGAAAVALGALAVAAPAQQASAAPEAAEASEASVGKVLGYFAEWGVYQRNYHVKNIDTSGSASKLTHINYSFGNVTNGGCALGDAEAATSKFYDAAGSVDGVADSWDTGALRGNFNQLKKLKAKYPNLKVLWSFGGWTWSGGFGEAAKNPAKFAESCYNLVNDPRWAGVFDGIDIDWEYPNACGLSCDTSGAAAIKNLAQALREKFGSKLVTAAITADGTDGGKIDAADYGGAAQYFDWYNVMTYDYFGAWAAQGPTAPHSPLTDYAGIPTAGFHSDAAIQKLKAKGVPANKLLLGIGFYGRGWTGVTQEAPGGTATGPAAGTEPGIQDYKVLKTTCPPTGTVAGTAYAKCGSDWWSYDTPATIGGKVTYAKDQGLGGAFFWELSGDTTDGELITALAK, encoded by the coding sequence ATGTCCCGTTCGTTCAGGCTCACCGCGATCGTGGGTGCCGCGGCCGTCGCGCTCGGCGCGCTGGCCGTCGCCGCTCCGGCGCAGCAGGCGTCAGCCGCACCGGAAGCCGCTGAGGCCTCGGAGGCGTCGGTCGGCAAGGTACTCGGGTATTTCGCCGAATGGGGCGTCTACCAGCGGAACTACCATGTGAAGAACATCGACACGTCGGGTTCGGCGAGCAAGCTGACGCATATCAACTACTCGTTCGGCAACGTGACCAACGGTGGCTGCGCGCTCGGTGACGCCGAGGCGGCGACCAGCAAGTTCTACGACGCGGCCGGCAGTGTGGACGGGGTCGCGGACAGCTGGGACACCGGCGCGCTGCGCGGGAACTTCAACCAGCTGAAGAAGCTCAAGGCCAAGTATCCGAACCTCAAGGTGCTGTGGTCGTTCGGCGGCTGGACCTGGTCCGGTGGGTTCGGCGAGGCCGCCAAGAACCCCGCCAAGTTCGCGGAGTCCTGCTACAACCTCGTCAACGACCCGCGCTGGGCCGGTGTCTTCGACGGCATCGACATCGACTGGGAGTACCCGAACGCCTGCGGTCTCTCCTGTGACACCAGTGGCGCGGCCGCGATCAAGAACCTCGCGCAGGCCCTGCGGGAGAAGTTCGGCTCGAAGCTGGTCACCGCCGCGATCACCGCGGACGGCACCGACGGCGGCAAGATCGACGCCGCGGACTACGGCGGCGCGGCGCAGTACTTCGACTGGTACAACGTCATGACCTACGACTACTTCGGCGCCTGGGCCGCGCAGGGCCCGACGGCCCCGCACTCGCCGCTGACCGACTACGCGGGTATCCCGACCGCCGGGTTCCACTCCGACGCCGCGATCCAGAAGCTCAAGGCCAAGGGTGTCCCGGCGAACAAGCTGCTGCTGGGCATCGGCTTCTACGGCCGCGGCTGGACCGGCGTCACCCAGGAGGCCCCGGGTGGCACCGCGACCGGCCCGGCGGCGGGCACCGAGCCGGGCATCCAGGACTACAAGGTCCTGAAGACCACCTGCCCGCCCACCGGCACCGTCGCGGGCACCGCGTACGCCAAATGCGGCAGCGACTGGTGGAGCTACGACACCCCGGCGACCATCGGCGGCAAGGTCACCTACGCCAAGGACCAGGGTCTCGGCGGCGCCTTCTTCTGGGAGCTGTCGGGTGACACCACCGACGGCGAACTGATCACCGCTCTGGCCAAGTAA
- a CDS encoding ArsR/SmtB family transcription factor — protein sequence MMQTFEILAEPRRRTILDLLRGGEKSVNELVEVLELSQPAVSKHLRVLREAGLVSVRVAAQRRCYRLRPEPLAEVDAWLAPYRRFWEGRIDALERHLDDDNQ from the coding sequence ATGATGCAGACTTTCGAGATCCTCGCCGAACCGCGGCGCAGGACCATCCTCGACCTCTTGCGTGGCGGCGAGAAATCGGTCAACGAGCTGGTCGAGGTCCTCGAACTGAGCCAACCGGCCGTATCGAAGCACCTGCGTGTCCTACGCGAGGCCGGTCTGGTCTCCGTCCGCGTCGCCGCTCAGCGCCGGTGCTACCGGCTCCGCCCGGAACCGCTCGCGGAGGTCGACGCCTGGCTCGCGCCGTACCGCCGGTTCTGGGAAGGACGTATCGACGCGCTCGAACGGCACCTCGACGACGACAATCAGTGA
- a CDS encoding winged helix-turn-helix transcriptional regulator, translating into MKRYHCAVELAVDVIGGKWKPVILAHLKEGVHRYGELRRRMPGVSEKMLTQHLRELEADGLVLRESREGRVPHVEYRLSEEGERLRPALQALYDWGTRRAADRDITFEPLPIH; encoded by the coding sequence ATGAAGCGGTACCACTGCGCGGTCGAGCTCGCGGTCGACGTCATCGGCGGCAAGTGGAAGCCGGTGATCCTGGCGCATCTGAAGGAGGGCGTGCACCGGTACGGCGAACTCCGGCGCCGGATGCCGGGCGTCAGCGAGAAGATGCTGACCCAGCATTTGCGCGAGCTGGAGGCGGACGGCCTCGTGCTCCGGGAGAGCCGCGAGGGCCGGGTGCCGCATGTCGAGTACCGGCTGAGCGAGGAAGGGGAGCGGTTACGCCCCGCACTCCAGGCGCTCTACGACTGGGGGACGCGGCGCGCGGCCGATCGCGACATCACGTTCGAGCCGTTACCTATTCACTGA
- a CDS encoding group II truncated hemoglobin: MTETPTLYEWAGGLDALRRLTTVFYGHVLKDPLLEPVFRHMDPGHPEHVAVWLAEVFGGPETYSGEHGGHRHMVGRHLGRAITEEQRRRWVNLLFDAADEAGLPADPEFRSAFAAYVEWGSRLAVMFSQPGREVTVPEPMPKWDWGNRPPWQPPSD, from the coding sequence GTGACCGAGACGCCGACGTTGTACGAATGGGCCGGCGGGCTGGACGCCCTGCGCAGGCTGACCACCGTCTTCTACGGCCACGTGCTGAAGGACCCGTTGCTGGAGCCGGTCTTCCGTCACATGGATCCCGGCCATCCCGAGCACGTGGCGGTCTGGCTGGCCGAGGTGTTCGGCGGGCCGGAGACCTACAGCGGCGAACACGGCGGGCACCGGCACATGGTCGGACGGCATCTGGGCCGGGCCATCACCGAGGAGCAGCGCCGTCGCTGGGTGAACCTGCTCTTCGACGCCGCCGACGAGGCCGGGCTCCCGGCCGATCCCGAATTCCGCTCCGCCTTCGCCGCGTATGTCGAATGGGGCAGCAGGCTCGCGGTGATGTTCTCGCAACCGGGGCGCGAGGTCACCGTTCCCGAGCCGATGCCGAAGTGGGACTGGGGCAACCGGCCGCCCTGGCAGCCGCCGTCGGACTGA
- a CDS encoding aromatic amino acid ammonia-lyase, translating into MIRVDGRTLRCADVVTAASTEGPLGIDVSIAALRGAESAWKLAEELSTRRIVYGRTTGVGANKEDPVGEGESPDHGLRLLRSHAGGSGDVMSPGQTRAMMLIRLNQLLAGRAGLSPVLIGALADAVRTGALPLVHRLGAIGTGDLAPLAETALALTGERPWLTGGVPPVPVQAGDALAFMSSNAATLAEATLAAMRLDTLTRASHVVAALTYIALDGNPEAYATPVHEARPHAGQVACAAEMRRLLGMEGTPKPGRRIQDPFGLRAFPQVQGPALDAIHYLRDVLAVEINASTENPMISTVHQDAYHHAHFHTAYVSTALDQVRATVHQVAELSVARLGDLVEPEFTGLRPFLAAGPSGSSGVMILEYVAHDALTELRQAALPATLGTAVVSRGIEDHASFSTQAARAATAAGSAYQQVLACELVAAVRALRMRKADLVSLPARDAYETAAAVLDPSVEDRPLTDDIARAVSLLDTFARI; encoded by the coding sequence GTGATCCGGGTGGACGGCCGGACCCTGCGCTGCGCGGACGTCGTGACCGCCGCGAGCACCGAGGGCCCACTGGGCATCGACGTTTCGATCGCCGCGCTGCGCGGCGCGGAAAGCGCGTGGAAGCTCGCCGAAGAACTGAGCACCCGCAGGATCGTCTACGGCCGCACCACCGGCGTCGGCGCCAACAAGGAGGATCCGGTCGGCGAGGGCGAGTCGCCGGATCACGGGCTGCGGCTGCTGCGCAGTCACGCCGGTGGCAGCGGCGACGTCATGTCCCCCGGCCAGACCAGGGCGATGATGCTCATCCGGCTCAACCAGCTGCTGGCCGGGCGCGCCGGGCTCAGCCCCGTGCTGATCGGGGCGCTCGCCGACGCGGTGCGGACCGGGGCGCTGCCGCTCGTGCACCGGCTCGGCGCGATCGGCACCGGCGACCTCGCGCCGCTCGCGGAGACCGCGCTCGCCCTCACCGGCGAACGGCCGTGGCTGACCGGCGGGGTGCCCCCGGTGCCGGTCCAGGCGGGTGACGCGCTCGCGTTCATGAGCAGCAACGCCGCGACGCTGGCCGAGGCGACCCTCGCGGCGATGCGGCTCGACACGCTGACGCGGGCGAGTCACGTCGTCGCGGCGCTGACCTACATCGCGCTCGACGGGAATCCGGAGGCGTACGCGACCCCCGTGCACGAGGCGCGTCCGCACGCCGGGCAGGTCGCGTGCGCCGCGGAGATGCGGCGGCTGCTCGGGATGGAGGGCACGCCCAAACCGGGCAGGCGGATCCAGGACCCGTTCGGGCTCCGCGCGTTCCCGCAGGTGCAGGGGCCCGCGCTGGACGCGATCCACTACCTGCGCGACGTCCTCGCGGTGGAGATCAACGCCAGCACCGAGAACCCGATGATCTCGACGGTGCACCAGGACGCCTATCACCACGCGCATTTCCACACCGCGTACGTCTCGACCGCGCTCGACCAGGTGCGCGCGACCGTCCACCAGGTCGCCGAGCTGTCGGTGGCCCGGCTCGGTGACCTGGTGGAACCGGAGTTCACCGGGTTGCGGCCGTTCCTGGCGGCCGGGCCGTCGGGCAGTTCGGGCGTGATGATCCTGGAGTACGTCGCGCACGACGCGCTCACCGAACTGCGGCAGGCCGCGCTGCCGGCGACGCTGGGCACGGCCGTCGTCTCACGCGGGATCGAGGACCACGCGAGCTTCTCGACCCAGGCCGCGCGGGCGGCGACCGCGGCCGGGTCGGCGTATCAGCAGGTGCTGGCGTGTGAACTGGTCGCGGCCGTCCGGGCGTTGCGGATGCGCAAGGCAGACCTCGTCTCCCTGCCCGCGCGCGACGCCTACGAGACCGCCGCGGCCGTGCTCGACCCGAGCGTCGAGGACCGGCCGCTCACCGACGACATCGCCCGCGCCGTGTCCCTTTTGGACACCTTCGCCCGCATCTGA
- a CDS encoding amidohydrolase family protein: MGSNRREFLRWLAAGGTGVALAGLLPGTAAAETGTIVVLAQVTLIDGTGSAPRRDVSVVLAGDRIAWVGSGPVPEIDGARVIDGRGKYLIPGLWDMHAHGADLEDIVPPLHLAHGVTGVREMWGYAENRATKGKIERGELLGPRVVLASGIVDGPVTLLAPPVLQVSTEAEARAVVRAEKAAGAELVKTYSYLAPDVVRAVADEARAQGLRFSGHWPYKLSHLEVSDLGQHSLEHFFGVSIHCSSRRDEILARLKSTPYDPAAPRDFFNLARRLEFESVTTYDRRVARAYFERLRCNGTWHSPTLTINRVVTQPAGTHQRDPRLKYVPADVRESWAKGIERFAPKTPEDVALQERYYQETLRLVGVAHEAGVGLIGGTDCLNPYTFPGSGLHEELAFLVEAGLSPVRALKTVTGDAARFLGREGTSGTVAVGKEADLVLLDADPAADIRNVAKIDTVITRGRVLGKAERRRMLDAVEDAANRPTTTNARLHSLARRGCCC; this comes from the coding sequence ATGGGATCCAACAGGCGCGAGTTCCTCAGGTGGCTGGCCGCCGGCGGGACCGGGGTGGCGCTCGCCGGGCTGCTTCCCGGTACGGCCGCCGCCGAAACGGGCACGATCGTCGTCCTCGCCCAGGTCACGCTGATCGACGGCACGGGTTCGGCGCCCCGGCGTGACGTCTCGGTCGTGCTCGCCGGCGACCGGATCGCCTGGGTCGGCTCCGGCCCGGTCCCGGAGATCGACGGCGCGCGGGTCATCGACGGCCGCGGCAAGTACCTCATCCCGGGGCTGTGGGACATGCACGCCCACGGTGCGGACCTCGAGGACATCGTCCCGCCGTTGCATCTGGCGCACGGTGTCACGGGCGTCCGCGAGATGTGGGGGTACGCGGAAAACCGTGCCACGAAAGGCAAGATCGAACGCGGCGAGCTGCTCGGCCCGCGTGTCGTGCTGGCGAGCGGGATCGTCGACGGGCCGGTCACGCTCCTGGCTCCGCCGGTGCTCCAGGTGTCGACGGAGGCCGAAGCGCGGGCCGTCGTCCGCGCCGAGAAGGCCGCGGGCGCCGAGCTCGTCAAGACCTACTCCTACCTCGCACCCGACGTCGTGCGCGCGGTCGCGGACGAAGCCCGCGCCCAGGGTCTGCGGTTCTCCGGGCACTGGCCGTACAAGCTGTCCCACCTCGAGGTGAGCGATCTGGGCCAGCACAGCCTCGAGCATTTCTTCGGGGTGTCGATCCACTGCTCGTCCCGGCGCGACGAGATCCTGGCCAGGCTGAAGTCGACGCCCTACGACCCCGCGGCGCCGCGGGACTTCTTCAACCTGGCTCGGCGGCTGGAGTTCGAGTCGGTCACCACGTACGACCGCCGTGTGGCGCGGGCCTATTTCGAGCGGCTGCGGTGCAACGGCACCTGGCACTCGCCGACGCTGACGATCAACCGGGTCGTCACGCAGCCCGCCGGGACCCACCAGCGGGACCCGCGGCTCAAGTACGTACCGGCGGACGTGCGCGAGAGCTGGGCCAAGGGCATCGAACGCTTCGCGCCGAAGACCCCGGAGGACGTCGCCCTGCAGGAGCGGTACTACCAGGAGACGCTGCGGCTGGTCGGCGTCGCGCACGAAGCGGGTGTCGGCCTCATCGGCGGCACCGACTGCCTCAATCCGTACACCTTCCCCGGCAGCGGGCTGCACGAAGAGCTCGCGTTCCTGGTCGAGGCCGGGCTCTCGCCGGTGCGGGCGCTGAAGACCGTCACCGGGGACGCGGCGAGGTTCCTCGGCAGGGAAGGGACGTCGGGCACGGTCGCGGTGGGGAAGGAGGCGGACCTCGTGCTGCTGGACGCGGATCCGGCGGCGGACATCCGCAACGTCGCGAAGATCGACACGGTGATCACGCGCGGCCGGGTGCTCGGCAAGGCGGAGCGGCGGCGGATGCTCGACGCCGTCGAGGACGCCGCGAACCGGCCCACGACGACGAACGCCCGGCTCCACTCCCTCGCGCGCCGGGGTTGCTGCTGTTGA
- a CDS encoding 6-phosphofructokinase, translating to MRVGVLTGGGDCPGLNAVIRGVVRKGIEVHGWDIVGFRNGWNGPLTGDSRPLGLNDVEDILTRGGTILRSSRTNPYKVEGGVDKIKAVLAEQQVDALIAIGGEDTLGVAKRLTDDGVGVVGVPKTIDNDLGATDYTFGFDTAVSIATEAIDRLHTTAESHHRALVVEVMGRHAGWIALHSGLAGGASVILVPERHFNVDQVVSWVERRFEKEFAPIIVVAEGALPEGGEEKLLTGEKDAFGHVRLGGIGTWLADEIAARTGKESRAVVLGHVQRGGTPTAYDRVLATRFGLNAVDAVADGDFGVMVALRGTDIVRVKLAEATAELKTVPVERYEEAEVFFG from the coding sequence ATGCGTGTCGGTGTGCTGACCGGCGGTGGGGACTGCCCGGGGCTCAACGCGGTGATCCGCGGTGTGGTGCGCAAGGGCATCGAGGTGCACGGCTGGGACATCGTCGGGTTCCGCAACGGCTGGAACGGTCCCCTCACCGGGGACAGCCGTCCGCTCGGCCTGAACGACGTCGAGGACATCCTCACCCGCGGCGGCACGATCCTGCGCTCGTCGCGCACCAACCCGTACAAGGTCGAGGGCGGGGTCGACAAGATCAAGGCCGTGCTCGCCGAGCAGCAGGTCGACGCGCTGATCGCGATCGGCGGCGAGGACACCCTCGGCGTCGCGAAGCGGCTCACGGACGACGGCGTCGGCGTCGTCGGGGTGCCCAAGACGATCGACAACGACCTCGGCGCCACCGACTACACCTTCGGCTTCGACACGGCCGTCTCGATCGCCACCGAGGCCATCGACCGGTTGCACACCACGGCCGAGTCGCACCACCGCGCGCTGGTCGTCGAGGTCATGGGGCGGCACGCGGGCTGGATCGCGCTGCACTCGGGCCTCGCCGGCGGCGCGAGCGTGATCCTGGTGCCGGAACGGCACTTCAACGTCGACCAGGTCGTCTCGTGGGTCGAGCGCCGCTTCGAGAAGGAGTTCGCGCCGATCATCGTCGTCGCCGAGGGCGCGCTGCCCGAGGGCGGCGAGGAGAAGCTGCTGACCGGGGAGAAGGACGCCTTCGGGCACGTCCGGCTCGGTGGCATCGGCACCTGGCTGGCCGACGAGATCGCCGCCCGCACCGGCAAGGAGTCCCGCGCGGTCGTGCTCGGGCACGTCCAGCGCGGCGGCACCCCGACGGCGTACGACCGCGTGCTCGCCACCCGGTTCGGTCTCAACGCCGTCGACGCCGTGGCCGACGGCGACTTCGGCGTGATGGTGGCGTTGCGCGGCACGGACATCGTCCGCGTCAAGCTCGCCGAGGCGACCGCCGAACTGAAGACCGTCCCGGTCGAACGGTACGAAGAGGCCGAGGTCTTCTTCGGCTGA
- a CDS encoding 3-deoxy-7-phosphoheptulonate synthase produces MSPSADTLIALDGHRTAAVSPLLSPAMLRHEHPMTAEIADTVLAGRASAVDILDGRDDRLLVVVGPCSVHDADAALDYARRLAAKAEEHRRDLHIVMRVYFEKPRTTLGWKGLINDPGLDGTYEVNHGLRMARKLLLDISALGLPVGCEFLDPITPQFISDTVTWGSIGARTAASQVHRQLCSALSMPVGIKNSTEGDVQVAVDATRAAGASHVFAGINPDGLAALITTAGNEDCHVILRGSSAGPNYDPATVADTLARLAKSGLPERVIIDASHGNSAKDHVRQAAVVRELAGRIGAGERGIAGLMLESFLVEGRQDLTLGSAASLTYGQSITDACLGWETTAELLDTLAEAVDSRR; encoded by the coding sequence ATGTCTCCCTCCGCTGACACCCTGATCGCCCTCGACGGGCACCGCACGGCGGCCGTCAGCCCGCTCCTGTCGCCCGCGATGCTGCGGCACGAACATCCGATGACGGCGGAAATCGCCGATACCGTCCTAGCCGGGCGGGCCTCGGCCGTCGACATCCTCGACGGCCGGGACGACCGGCTCCTCGTCGTCGTCGGGCCCTGCTCGGTGCACGACGCGGACGCCGCGCTCGACTACGCCCGCCGTCTCGCCGCCAAGGCCGAAGAACACCGCCGCGACCTGCACATCGTCATGCGCGTCTACTTCGAGAAGCCGCGGACCACGCTCGGCTGGAAGGGCCTGATCAACGACCCCGGTCTCGACGGCACCTACGAGGTCAACCACGGTCTCCGGATGGCGCGCAAACTGCTGCTCGACATCTCCGCGCTGGGCCTGCCGGTGGGCTGCGAATTCCTCGACCCGATCACCCCGCAGTTCATCTCCGACACCGTGACCTGGGGTTCCATCGGCGCGCGGACCGCGGCGAGCCAGGTGCACCGGCAGCTGTGCAGCGCGCTGTCGATGCCGGTCGGGATCAAGAACTCGACCGAGGGCGACGTCCAGGTCGCCGTCGACGCCACCCGCGCGGCCGGCGCGAGCCACGTCTTCGCCGGGATCAACCCCGACGGGCTCGCCGCGCTCATCACCACCGCGGGCAACGAGGACTGCCACGTCATCCTGCGCGGCAGCTCCGCCGGTCCGAACTACGACCCCGCGACGGTGGCCGACACGCTGGCGCGGCTGGCGAAGTCGGGGCTGCCGGAACGCGTGATCATCGACGCGAGCCACGGCAACAGCGCGAAGGACCACGTGCGGCAGGCCGCGGTCGTCCGTGAACTCGCCGGGCGGATCGGGGCCGGTGAGCGGGGTATCGCGGGGCTGATGCTGGAGAGCTTCCTGGTGGAGGGGCGCCAGGACCTGACGCTGGGGTCGGCCGCTTCGCTGACGTACGGGCAGTCGATCACGGACGCCTGCCTCGGGTGGGAGACGACGGCCGAGCTGCTGGACACCCTCGCCGAGGCCGTAGACTCACGTCGTTGA
- a CDS encoding polyadenylate-specific 3'-exoribonuclease AS: MRFFYDTEFIEDGVTIDLVSIGVVDERGREFYAVSTDFDPGKAGPWVRDNVLPKLPSPADPAWRSREKIRTDLLEFFGKPPGGIELWAWFAAYDHVALAQLWGPMPALPRQLPRFTRDLRQRWEDAGKPKLPSAPDDQHDALADARHNFQRWQIIESYWHR, translated from the coding sequence GTGCGCTTTTTCTACGACACCGAATTCATTGAGGACGGCGTGACCATCGATCTGGTGTCGATCGGTGTCGTGGACGAAAGAGGCCGCGAGTTCTACGCGGTCTCGACCGATTTCGACCCCGGCAAGGCCGGCCCCTGGGTCCGCGACAACGTGCTCCCGAAACTCCCGTCGCCCGCCGACCCGGCGTGGCGCAGCCGCGAGAAGATCCGGACGGATCTGCTCGAGTTCTTCGGCAAACCGCCCGGCGGGATCGAACTGTGGGCCTGGTTCGCCGCCTACGACCACGTCGCGCTGGCACAGCTGTGGGGGCCGATGCCCGCGCTGCCGCGTCAGCTGCCGCGGTTCACGCGCGACCTGCGGCAACGCTGGGAGGACGCGGGCAAGCCGAAGCTGCCGTCGGCCCCGGACGACCAGCACGACGCGCTGGCGGACGCGAGGCACAACTTCCAGCGGTGGCAGATCATCGAGTCCTACTGGCACCGGTAG